The Vicia villosa cultivar HV-30 ecotype Madison, WI linkage group LG1, Vvil1.0, whole genome shotgun sequence genome includes a region encoding these proteins:
- the LOC131601488 gene encoding uncharacterized protein LOC131601488 isoform X2 has protein sequence MALSLALQSWTWRAKRRDSMEIHRKKTAHRLPKAKVEVPPELPTSSADLTYDDFLFPVPMPVEARAPIPEEQQREVFEWMLEEKRKVKPKDAMEKKQIDEEKYILKQFLRAKSIPKF, from the coding sequence GGCAAAACGGAGAGATTCAATGGAGATTCATAGAAAAAAAACAGCACATAGATTGCCCAAGGCCAAAGTTGAAGTTCCTCCTGAACTCCCCACAAGTTCAGCGGACCTAACCTATGATGATTTCTTGTTCCCAGTCCCAATGCCTGTCGAAGCGCGGGCTCCAATTCCTGAAGAACAACAGCGTGAAGTTTTCGAGTGGATGCTGGAAGAGAAAAGAAAAGTGAAACCAAAGGATGCTATGGAGAAAAAACAAATTGACGAAGAAAAGTACATTCTTAAGCAGTTCCTGCGTGCAAAGTCCATACCCAAGTTTTAA